Within the Miscanthus floridulus cultivar M001 chromosome 2, ASM1932011v1, whole genome shotgun sequence genome, the region CAATTAtgaattatcacatgcatattgCAGTGCAATTGACAGATGACAATGATACCTCAAAGTTCACAACAAGGCGGCATGTTTGCTCACCATGCAGGCGAACtacgcgccaccgccgccgtcctaCCAGCAACCCACCTCGTTCGCCCCATCGCCGCTGGGCGGCAGAATGGATCCCTACCCGCCGTACCTTCTCGCGGACCAACCGCCGCAATGGTATACTCCCCGAGCGGCGGCTGCTGCTTCCTCCCTGCCGCACTCCAACTTCACCGTCCTCTTCCCCAGGAACGCATACGACCATGACATGCAGCTACGAGCGACCGCGCTCTTCGGCGGCAACGGCGGCTTGCAcgcgcacgcgccgccgccgccgccgccggtcatCGAGCAGCCGGCGAAGGACGGTTACAGCTGGCGCAAGTACGGGCAGAAGCAGCTCAAGGACGCCGAGTCGCCGCGGAGCTACTACAAGTGCACCCGCGACGGGTGCCCCGTCAAGAAGGTCGTGGAGCGCTCCTTCGAcgggttcatcaaggaggtcacctacaagggccgccacaaccaCCCGCGCCCACAGGAGCGCGGCCTCGCCGGCGGCAGAAACGATGCCATCCCCGCCGCCGAGGAGGACGTGGACGGCCCCAGCGACGACGACAACGCGTTGATGCATGAGGATGACGTCGACGGGGCTCCCTGCATGTGAGTTATGCTCTGCTTGGTCCTACATTACAACCGTGGTCTTGTCACCTGCGGCGCCGCGCAGACAATTTGAACCGTGGCAGGCTGCCTGTTGTTTGGTCATCAGGGGCGCGGACGGCGTGGCCGGGCAGAGGGTGGTGAAGAAGCCCAAGATCATCCTCCAAACGCCGAGCGAAGTGGATCTCCTGGACGACGGCTACCGGTGGCGCAAGTACGGGCAGAAGGTGGTCAAGGGCAACCCCCGGCCGAGGTGAAAATTTCACTTCGACTATCTGATCCTGAACATTTTGTGACGTGCACCAAGCCACCAACCATTGTGAGTTGTGAATTTGTGATGGTGCTCAATGCATGCTCACTGCTCAATGATGTGCAGGAGCTACTATAAGTGCATCGCGGACAACTGCAAGGTGCGCAAGCAGATCGAGAGGGCGTCCACCGACCCCAGGTGCATCCTGACGACGTACACCGGCCGCCACAACCACGACCCGCCTAGCCGGGGCAACGaagccgccgccaccgtcgccgcgGGCGGCTCTATCACTGATCCGGCCCCTTCATCTGCGAACACGGCTAGTGGAAGTGGGGCGTTTCAGGAGAATTGGGGGGTTCGGCAGCTGAAGGAAGAGTGCTAGCCGGGAAATGATTGGCCATTGGCCTCTGTGGAATGTGACTTTACTGGGTGTGAATAATAGAGGCTGGATCATTGATTCTTTTGGGCAGGTGTTTCTGCCGGCTAATTGTTACGGAATATTTGATTAGATTTCAACTGCTGTAGAGGAGCTGACATGTTGATTTCGGCTAAACATGTGCTTGTGCTGCATGGTATGTacatttgttttctttttatttatttcttttctttttcacaTTTGTTCTGTTTTTCTCATGGGAAAAATTCTAGCTGAAGAATGGAAGGAACAAGGAAAGAACTCGTGTGGTGATGTAATGTAACTGAACCATTAGTAATCATGAACTGAAAACACAAACATGTatttcgtttcaaaaaaaaaatagaaaagaaaacacAGACATGTATATACATCTTCAGAGTTCAGAATGCAGATTGCTGCAATATCTTTTTTTCCCTCCTCTTTTGGGGCAATGATCAACAAGTATTTACACAAATCCGTGTGCGGTGTTCCTTAGCTCACAAACTTGAGTTAGTTCCTACAACTATCTGCCGATCTATACAACAGCATCTCAAGAACATCTACAAACCACACTCTCTTTTGCTTTTCCTGAATGAAAGTTAGTGCCCTACAGTAATATGACAGATTTACTCATCAGCTGCAGTTATCAGCGTCGGTATCTGCCCGTTGTCGGCGAAGTCGATCTTGTTCAGCCTCATGCAGCACAAGACATGCTCCGGCAACTCCTCAGCCTTTTGTGCCTGCAACCAGTATCAGACCATGGTTAAGTTACAGACATTCAGTCAAGGGGtcacttttctttttcttttttgaaacaAATCAAGCGGTCACTTTTCAGCCAGGAGCAGAGGAAATGTACCTGAATAGTCAGACCAAGATCAAGGACACCATGCTTGAGCCGCTCCCGGAAGGTCTCGAGCCCTTTCCGCGATATGAAGCTGAACCGATGGACATCGAGATCGATCTCAAAGTAATTTGGACCCTACATTATCAATGAAAATACACATATTTTTTATGTTTCAGTCAAACTGGAAACACATTTTACTATTTCAGCACCTGTTTGTCTATAAACTAGTGAGGAAATGCAGTTACCTTGTAGAATTTATGTTGTGGACGAGATAGCACAGGCTTCTGATTGTAGGTCTGTACAAGCTTCCTCTCTGCCGTGCTCAGCTGCAGGTCTTCAGGGTTTGCCAAACCAGACTGAATTTTCAGCCTCTCTGTGTAGGGCACAATGCTGTCTACTGGGAATCCCTTCACCTTTTCCATTTCCTCATTCATAAGCCTCTGCATAACTAGTCAGTCAGAAACTTTTCCTAAGGAGGTGCTTCATCTATATACAAGAGAAATCTACCTTGATGCTGTCCTGTAATTGAGGAGAAATCTCCTTGTCAAAACTGTCAGATAACTTGAAATACAGAACTAGGCTTATCCCATCACCGTCGTTATCACCAAACACTGTAGCAGGATAGGTGGGCAACTGCACAAACAAGTAAACTTGTCAGGCTCAGAAGCCAGAACTAATAACCAATTAACAGTCAGTAGTTAGAAATCAGTGATTAAGAATTCTTTATGACCTACTGAATTACCTGAATGTTGACAATGAGGAGCATAGGAAAGGTCTCATGTGTCTTCAGAGACGGAAGCGAGAGATGCTGCGCAATGTGATGAATCTTCCTTGTGTAGGCGAACATGTCCGCTCCAATGGGGGTGTAAGGGGAGCAGTCTGGAGCTGGGTATTTCCTCTTGTCTCTGCATGAATTTCACAATTCAGTCAGGCATAATCATGTATGATTCTGTCAGAGTTGTGTTTACAACACTGCCACTGCTTCTTACTTGAAGAAGCTCTCCCCTCGGACTCTGAACGTCGATGGCTCAAGAACCGACCAGCAACCTTCGGACAGTTTCTCGCCCGTCGAACACGGCACCGTGAAACCTGCCCTTGGGCGGTACAAGTAATTTGCAGAACCACCTGGGATTGCAGAATTTGTCAGCGAATAATTCAGCTACTGAACGGCCGCATGAAGATGGCACTGCAATGGCGTAGCTGAGATGTCAACGCTAAGAAACTCACTCATTTCGGTCATCTCGTCACCCTCATATGACCTTCTCCTGAACGAGAGCCTGACCACGGCTGTTTTCTTCTTCTGCTGCTGATGGTGCGGGCTGACACCAACGATCGGCATCGGCTGGACCTTGTTGCTCGGAATCGACGCCGGGAACGGCGGCCGCGGCGACATTGCAGCCTGAAGTTCCTTCAGTGTGCTACTGCAGCACTCCTCATCATTGCAGCTACCACTATTAGTTGCAGTGGCAGCAACATTCGAGTCATCACTATTGTCGGGTTGTTCACTTTGATCACAAGCTTCTGCATTTGCAATGCTCCTGAGGAGCTGCATGGTGTCCAAGAAGCACGCTGCATCCTTGCACTGCGGTGCATTTGAGCCACCGGTGACATCAGGGAGAGGATCTGGATTGGATTGGAAGGAAAAACGTTAGTGCTGGAAAGTCTGAAACTGCAGTTCACGTTTTTAGTTTGTAACTATGTATGAACAACAAATATCTGAACTAGTACATTACCTCCGCTGACGCTAGCGAAATCGTTGTCGAGATCATCGTCCGAGTCTGGTGACTCCAGGATGCTGACAGAATCGTACCATGCTTCTTCGcaaatcactgcacaaaaattccaGAGCTGTGAGCAAATCTGCTACTACTAGTACCTACCAATTGCAGAATTCAGGAGGAGGAGATGCTATGCTGCTGCTATTTACCGCTGCCGGCGTCCATCTGGCTGTGCTGCCACTGCAGCTTGGTGAGGTGCAGGGTGACGTTGGAGTCCGGCGCCTCCACGTGGACGACCCCGTGCCGGCCGCGGATGATGGGCGCGTCGGCGATCGCCGAGGACACCTTCCGCCGGAACTTCCTCGCCGCGACCGACAGCTTCCTCGACCGCCGCCGGTGCCTCGTCGACGACACGCAAGAACCCATGGCCGCCGAACTAGGCTACGCACCTGGAACTGGATCGACCACCAAGAAAAAGCAAGTTGCACCTTGCAGAATCAGCAACCTTGAAGAACTGATCAGAGAACGATCACCAAACCATCAAAAAGGCATTTAGTTACCCTTATCAATCGATCCAGCAACTGACCGGCCTCCAACTGTCTCCCGCTCTCGCTCTCTCTTTATTTCTCCGTGGATAATGCTTACAAGAAAGCCTCCTGCTTTTATCAAAGGTCACGGACTCACGGGCGGCAATTCTGAAGCGGCCAGGCCACCGAGCGAGCGAGCACCCAGAAGCAACCTGGATTAATCCTCAGCTGCCACCCTCTACTTGCAATCCGCAATGGTACGAGAACGTGATGTGCATGCGATTAGAAAAATAGCAGTGGGAGGAGGACCCGTGTGTGTGTGCGTATGAATGGCGCTGCCGGAAGCGTGTTGATCCCTCTGCTTTCCTGCCCCGCAAAGGCACGGCATATAAATCATCGGAGTCTCAGAGAGGGGAGAGTATATAGGATAAAGAAACGGCCGGGGCCGGGCCGAGCCGGGGGAGATGGTACAGGTCGCTGTCACGCGTGTTTGAAGAACCGGAGGAGCCCTAGCCGCCTGCCCCAGCCGCAGCAGGGACTCACTCGAGCGCTAAACAATTCCGGCCATGCCCATGGGTGAACCGGTGAAGGTTCCAATTGTCTAGTGGAAGTCGCCTTGTGATTTTTCTGGTAGGTTTGTGCGTGCCGGGGGAAGGCAAGGGAATACAGGTTAGGTGACACAACGACTACTCTGCTCCATGTCCGTGCTAGCTCAAGGTTTGGTTTTCGTGTGGCCAGGTTTGGCAGAGTCAAATGGGCAGTAGAGTATGTAGGTGCGTGTATATAAACTTCAAGACCTGGTCATGGAGGAAACCTAATGGATTGAAGCGAGGAACTGACTGTGGGAGAAAAAAAATATGCAGCTGATTGATGCGAGTATATCGTTCTGGGTGGCCTGCAAATCTCAGCAAAATATGTACTCCTACTCCATCAGGGAATAATTTTTGGATTACTCGTCGTgagtaaggctggataacgagccggctcgactcgtttcggctcggctcgttctgactcgttaagataacgagttaGCTCGGCTCGGcccgttatcctaacgagccagaaagtcagttcggctcggctcgttaaaagctcgagctggctcgttaagctcgcgagtcaggtataaaaaatacacaaaatataatatttgtatttatctaaagtttgagaataataataatacaaaagaaatgaatctaacaaccttaaattgaataaaaaaattaatatgcgctaatatatatacaagtataataaaatactatagtattcatgcatctaactATCTTAAATAATACttttttttcctggaagcttgaCTCGTTTAGTtcacgagctggctcgagttggctcgttatagctaacgagctaaaattttAACTCGGCTCGACTCGTTATCTTACCGAGCCGAACCGAGTCGAGCGAGCTAACCATCCTCGAGTTTTTCGTCCGGCCTTAGTCGTGAGGCATCTCGAAAGCTGATCGAGGGACTGAGACTGACGCGGACACCTGAGCAAAACATCACCATCTATAATTGGGGTGCTGCAATATACTACTCCTACTAGTGTTCCTAAAAAGAGAGCCTTTTTTGGAGGCAGACAGCTGCAAGCCAATACCATAACCGAAGAGGGAATTTTTCATTTCATTTCAGCAAATGATTTGCAGGCCAGCTGCTGAAAAGTGCCTCCCAACCTGAACCAAATACCGGAGAGCCGCCACGCCAAAGAACGATGCATATCATGTCATGCATGCAACTGGTCAAGCCGAGGGCTTGCTTTTTCGTCGAATGGGAGGGGAGCGAGAGCACATCATGATAATGCGAGACACGTCCCTATCGTTTTCCTGCTCGGCGTGTCTGTCTGCTGGTGGCGTGCTCGCCTTGTAGGGCCACGGCACACTCGAGCTGTGTATTGTCAAATCCAACTCCAGGAAAAAGAATGGAATTTGTGGAAATGGCTGTCTGGTTACGTCTCATCTACTTTCAGCAAATGGAATGGACGTACCATCTGTGCGGCTGAAACTTCCAAAGTGGTGCAGTACAGGCCTACTACAAACTACTCCATCAGAAACAGACATGACAAAAAGATAATCCATGAGTAGTCGAGCGCTAAATTGCTAATGGAATTTAACTAACCTGAGAGGAGAGAAGTGAGTGACAGAAGGTTAGCTCCAATGCAATGTGGCAGAGCAGTGCTGATGGGCGATGAACTTGAACTCGTGATGATGTTTATAGTGGACTTGTGTTTCGACGCagtgactaaagtttaagagGTGTCTTGTCGGATGTCATATGggatgtcgcatggggtgttcggatactaataaaaaaataaattacagaatccgtcagtaatccgcgagacgaatttattaagcctgattaatccgccattagcacgtttactatagcaccacattgtcaaatcatagactaattaggtttaaaaaatcatCTCACAAATTAATCTTAATCTGTGTATttaattttgtaattagtctatatttattaCTTTATACATATATCAAATGTTGAATGGGAcgatgactaaaatttagaaggttgAACCGATGGATTGGCCGAACATCCGAAGCAGTAGTTCAGTGCACAGCCAGTAATGGGTGTCAGGTCAGTCCATCAGTACCAGGGACTTGTTcactttgcaatttttttttttgaatacgatgaatagtaccactttcgtcttatttggcaaatattgtccaatcgtggaccaactaggctcaaaagattcatctcgtgatttccaactaaactgtgtaattagtttttttttacctacatttaatactccgtgcaagcggctaaaaattgatgtgatgaagaaagagtgaaaaaacttagaattttgatGGCATATAAACAAGGCCCAGATGCAGATGCTGCCCCGATGTGGGGCACAGAGGAAGCTCGAGAGGCTTTTTCAGACGGAGACgcgcgcagccgcagccgcagccgcgaaACGCCGCGGCAAATGGTGGGCATCGTATCGTTGCGGCAATCGTCGGCATCCCGGATGGTTCAGTTCCAGACTTGACCGCGTGCCGCTGCAGCAGCACGCGGGTCGTTCGTTGGACGCGAACGCTTCAGAGTCCGAACAAACGCCTCGTGGCCCTCATTTGCATCTGTTaataaaaaagattttttttctctAACCTATTTCTTTTCGTGGAACGAACTGAGCGGTGAGAGTACGCAACGTCGCCACATCGAATCGTCAATTTAAATGGCCGCGTTTCTCTCTTTTCAGACACGGCTGTGTGACCTGAAACAGAAAGAACATGCCGCGTGCTTCTCTGATAGCCGTCTGATGGGAAACTGGACGTGGCACGGCGGCAGTCCCAATGTTAAAACTAGGTATAGTATCTATACCTGTTATAACATCTTAAAAACTATAGTTTTAATAGATAGTCTCTGCAGAACTATTTTTTATCCAATCACGTACCTTCTCTCTACTTACTAGTGTCTCCACTTTCCTCTCTCATGCTGAAAGATTAGAGCTGACCAATACAATTTTTACTGTACTACCAACCTTCTATATGTGCACTCTGGCCATTCCCAAAACAGTGATTAAGTAAATTGACAAGTACAGTAAACACTGTATGTGGAATGATCAAATGTAAATGGAAGAGGGCAGCCAAAAGCAGCATGGCCAATGATCTGCACAACAAAGGAGGAGGGTGGCATCGGAGTGATCATTGAAAAGCAAAAATAAAGCTCTACATCTCAAAAACTTgcacaaatttttttaatagggcAGAGATTCCTTGGGTTCAAATGGTTTGAGAAAAACACTGTCCAAATGAAAAGCTCCCAAGCACCATAAAGAGTCTTTCTGCAGGAAGGACAATCTAAAAAACCTCCAAAGCTTCAACAAATGGCAACAGTTCCAATCAACAATGGGGAAACTTGCTTATTTTGGTAGGATAACTGGGGAGGACAAAGCTTGGAATTCAACTACCTAAAGCTCTTTTCTTTTGCCAAGAAGAGAAAGATTTCCGTAGCAGCTGTCTGGGAACAAGAAGATTTGACTCAACTTTTACATCTCCCAGAAACAGCCTACAATCAGTTACAAAATTGAATGAAGGGCAAGACATCTGGCAATACTTTTTTTTGAGTAAACAGGAGAGGGCGGGCCCCTACTGAAATTTATTGAAATAAAAAGGTTGCAAAGATGTACCAACAGTTACAGATTACagattacaaaaaaaaaaaggagaggaagggagggaggcaaCAGAATTAGGAAACAAAAAAAGAGGTGGAGAAAATGCTCCACACAATAAACAGGAACCAGGCTAAGCAAGATTTGCAATCCATTGGTCGATTATTGGAGAATAACTTTGCTTTGCTCTGAGTAGCAGAAGCCCAAATTCTTTTCTGAAGTCATCCTTAGCAGTGACCAGTGACTATTAGTGGATTTACCTGCCTAAAAATCAGGTCATTTCTAGCTTTCCAGATGGTCCAACACATGAGGATTATGACTTTCATGAAGAAGGGGACGGCCAATTGCTCTCTGAAGCTTTGCAGAGTTTGGAAAGGGCAATAGTCATGGGGAAATAATTTCTCATCATCAAGGGATACaaattactagttggtcactCACATCATCATCCATCAATCCAGTGGATCTGGAAATGCTACTGCCAGCCAAAACACCGGGTAGTTTTTTTTTGGCTATTGCTCAAGGACGGACTAAGCACGAGAAATATTCTGAGAATGAAAAACATGTTCCTACCGTCGTACAATTGTGTCCTATGTGCTCTGGACGCTGAAGAAACAGCCCAACATCTTTTTTACAGTGTGAATTTGCAAAGCAGTGCTAAGAAGCAATTGGGGTTGACATTCCTTCGGATGCAGAGTTTCCAAATGCTATGGCCTTCCTAGTTCTACATGGAAGCCATAATCCTTCTCTGCTGGGCTATCTGGACCTCGCGTAATGCACTCATCTTTAACGGTATACAGCCAGAATTAGCAGTCAGCCAGGCAGTTTTTGTGAAGGAGTTACAGATGCTGACGGGTTGACGCACAGAGTTAGCCCAAGATTTAATCAAGCTATTGATCAACGGCTTCATTTAATAGTCTAGTATCTGTCTTGCaggtgatttttttttgtttcttaaaCTTTGTCAGTAACTTTTATTTCCCTTATttaattcaataaattcaacgGTAAGGGTGAGAGCCCCTACAGAATTATCCAAAAAAAAACATACCTTCTCTCTCCATCCTCTACCAACCATATCTCttcatgtcttggttctcgtATAGACATGGTATCATTTTCTTATCTCTCTTCTTTAATTAGAGTGCCATATAATATGTTGCTTAGTTGGCACCACAATTAATGAAGATAGAAACCATAGTTTTATGCTTGGGAGTGCCCTTACACGAATAGGAAATTGGATCTCGATAAAGGGGGTGGCTAGCGCTCGGACGCTCGGACGCCCGCCCCCGTTCGCCTTCGCCCCACCCCTATCCACCTTCGCTCCCGCCCTTGAGTGTGTTCTGTTGTCTCTGCGTCCGTCGGTCCTTCCCCTGaccacctcctctctctccctgaaTCTCTGCGCGGGCAACACATGGGAGCCGGGATGAGTAGTTGAGGACGAGCACGCCCCGACCTACAGCACCCTCGTCCGTCGGCCCCcaacgtccccccccccccccccccccccccccccgtcggcACGTCGCGTGTCCATCCATCGGTCCTCGGCTCGTCACCGGCCATACAACATAAACACTTGCAAGATGAATGCAACATAAGACTAGAAatggatgaaacatttagaacatgctCTTATAACATGCGTGTGAAAGCACATGAAACATTCAAAAAaatacttgcaacttgcaacatgaaaccacttgctgcaacataagactgaaacaactaaaacatttggaacgcattgttgcaacatatgcaacatcaagatcgaaaacaattgcaacatgcatttggaaacatatgaaacattttgaaccaACGCTTTCAACATTCGtccaaaacacttgcaacatatgcagcatCCCTTGATCTACTTTTAATACGTCaagataaaacaattgcaacatacatctgaaacttCTAAAagacttgaaacatacatatgcaacataggggaggggaaggcTGAGCCGGTCGATTCATGCCATTAGGGTAGGAGTTGGCGCGCGAGCACCACTAGCACCGCCTACGttcgtgggtgcccttggctggGGCGGGGAAGAACTGAGGAGCCACGACACATGCGCCctagcggccatggcggggtcagcggcGTGCGCGACGGCGACGGACGGGTGGATGGCAAGGGAGCGAGCGGCACAGGTGTCTGGGACAAGCGCGTGGCGTGGCAGCCGATGGGCGCGCGGTGGGGGAAGGGGCGCGGACGAATAAGCGGCCATGCTGCTGCTTCGAGCGCCTGGCAGATAAGGATGAGCGAGTGAAAATTCGTTTTTTTATTTCTAAGAGATGGAGAGATACTGCCCGCTCCTGTAGAGCCGCGTTTGGACCAGAGTCACGGACGGACGACCTTGCTTATCATTATCTTCGATACAAACGACCGGAGAAATCAGCAAAAATGGTAGGTCGACCATAATGCTTCTAGTAAACTTTACTCTAGCATTAGCACATGAGGGGTTTTCCTTATAATGACAAAAAAAAATAAAGCGCGAAGACTTGGTAGAGGATGCCGAAGGAACTCATGAAAGGTCATACTAGGCGTCATACTAGCCGTCCTTTGAGATGCAATTCCATATTACTTCGTTCGTAAGCTTTAAGCAATCGGGTTTCGGCGAAAATTACCATCCGTAGAACCCTGGAAAAGCTACACATGTAGGAAATGGCATGCCAGTTGATAACTGCGCACGAGAGGAACGACCGGCTCTGAATCAGTACTTCTTTCCGGCTAtggaaataatgtttttctctcataacaaatcagctctATAAATAAACCGCAGCACTAAT harbors:
- the LOC136537994 gene encoding probable WRKY transcription factor 26, with amino-acid sequence MDDRRGHGDAMGQRPFASAGQGQESVFDGGGGGGGPGPAFDGEFDQGSSLMALLGAGGAISSQPPQPTWGVEEVTAAPAINLVPQSFSMANYAPPPPSYQQPTSFAPSPLGGRMDPYPPYLLADQPPQWYTPRAAAAASSLPHSNFTVLFPRNAYDHDMQLRATALFGGNGGLHAHAPPPPPPVIEQPAKDGYSWRKYGQKQLKDAESPRSYYKCTRDGCPVKKVVERSFDGFIKEVTYKGRHNHPRPQERGLAGGRNDAIPAAEEDVDGPSDDDNALMHEDDVDGAPCMGADGVAGQRVVKKPKIILQTPSEVDLLDDGYRWRKYGQKVVKGNPRPRSYYKCIADNCKVRKQIERASTDPRCILTTYTGRHNHDPPSRGNEAAATVAAGGSITDPAPSSANTASGSGAFQENWGVRQLKEEC
- the LOC136537995 gene encoding uncharacterized protein, whose protein sequence is MGSCVSSTRHRRRSRKLSVAARKFRRKVSSAIADAPIIRGRHGVVHVEAPDSNVTLHLTKLQWQHSQMDAGSVICEEAWYDSVSILESPDSDDDLDNDFASVSGDPLPDVTGGSNAPQCKDAACFLDTMQLLRSIANAEACDQSEQPDNSDDSNVAATATNSGSCNDEECCSSTLKELQAAMSPRPPFPASIPSNKVQPMPIVGVSPHHQQQKKKTAVVRLSFRRRSYEGDEMTEMSGSANYLYRPRAGFTVPCSTGEKLSEGCWSVLEPSTFRVRGESFFKDKRKYPAPDCSPYTPIGADMFAYTRKIHHIAQHLSLPSLKTHETFPMLLIVNIQLPTYPATVFGDNDGDGISLVLYFKLSDSFDKEISPQLQDSIKRLMNEEMEKVKGFPVDSIVPYTERLKIQSGLANPEDLQLSTAERKLVQTYNQKPVLSRPQHKFYKGPNYFEIDLDVHRFSFISRKGLETFRERLKHGVLDLGLTIQAQKAEELPEHVLCCMRLNKIDFADNGQIPTLITAADE